The genomic DNA attcatgtcagcacaaaaagtgctgactactgggcttgtgataccctcggggaaataaatctccaccagcattggcatcgacccagtggttgtaaataaactcatcatagataccaggactaaatttagtatattcgccagacgcgtttcgtctacaaaagactcatgagtgacgctcgaatccaaaaaagttaaaaaggtcaaataaagtacgatattgaagagcaatgagaaccaaaattcctaaaagtgttgccaaatacagctaaggtaaatctatgcctgaggtataaaagccttagtatttcaaaaaattcaaaaatttgtaaactgtaaatttataaacataaccatatcaatgaccattcatgtcagcacaaaaagtgctgactactgggcttgtgataccctcggggaaataaatctccaccagcaacGGCaacgacccagtggttgtaaataaactcatcatagataccaggactaaatttagtatattcgccagacgcgtttcgtctacaaaagactcatcagcgacgctcgaatccaaaaaagtaaaaaaggccaaataaagtacgatgttgaatagcattgagaaccaatattcctaaaagtgttgccaaatacagctaaggtaaatctatgcctgaggtagaaaagccttagtatttcaaaaaattcaaaaatttgtaagctgtaaatttataaacataaccatatcaatgaccattcatgtcagcacaaaaagtgctgactactgggcttgtgatacccttggggaaataaatctccaccagcattggcatcgacccagtggttgtaaataaactcatcatagataccgggactaaatttagtatattcgccagacgcgtttcgtctacaaaagactcatgagtgacgctcgaatccaaaaaagttaaaaggtcaaataaagtacgatattgaagagcaatgagaaccaaaattcctaaaagtgttgccaaatacagctaaggtaaatctatgcctgaggtataaaagccttagtatttcaaaaaattcaaaaatttgtaaactgtaaatttataaacataaccatatcaatgaccattcatgtcagcacaaaaagtgctgactactgggcttgtgataccctcggggaaataaatctccaccagcaacGGCaacgacccagtggttgtaaataaactcatcatagataccaggactaaatttagtatattcgccagacgcgtttcgtctacaaaagactcattagcgacgctcgaatccaaaaaagttaaaaaggcaaaataaagtacgatgttgaatagcattgagaaccaaaattcctaaaagtgttgccaaatacagctaaggtaaatctatgcctgaggtataaaagccttagtatttcaaaaaattcaaaaatttgtaagctgtaaatttataaacataaccatatcaatgaccattcatgtcagcacaaaaagtgctgactactgggcttgtgataccctcggggaaataaatctccaccagcattggcatcgacccagtggttgtaaataaactcatcatagataccaggactaaatttagtatattcgccagacgcgtttcgtctacaaaagactcatgagtgacgctcgaatccaaaaaagttaaaaaggtcaaataaagtacgatattgaagagcaatgagaaccaaaattcctaaaagtgttgccaaatacagctaaggtaaatctatgcctgaggtagaaaagccttagtatttcaaaaaattcaaaaatttgtaaactgtaaatttataaacataaccatatcaatgaccaTTCATGTCAGCataaaaagtgctgactactgggcttgtgataccctcggggaaataaatctccaatAGGTGATAATTTATGACTCGCCTGTTTTAACATGTAGATCCGCTACAAGTTATGTCGACACGAGACATCGGGTTGAATGTTTCAAGTCTGTTCTGTTgcgaatctatatatataccacCTAACCAAACGGACGCTCCGCTCTGACAAGCGTTTTACTACTGGTCGGAATAATAATAAAGTTGTTCATATTGCGATATCTGAGTTCCCTGATACATAACTGATAATAAGTTCCTACAAGTCCTAGATggtattattttcaaatcacttcttaaagtttataaatttgcttgtaaatatatcaaaactaaTGAACATACAAAGAGCGATTTTTCTAGCTTTTACTACTAAAATGTTAACTGCTACATTACAGAACTCAATTCTAAACATTTATATTGCTATTGCATTGTCACTGTAGAAGGTTTTCAGATTTTGAttataaaatagagaaaagACTTGTGGGGACGGAGAAATTCagattattatattttacttaGAAAGCAACAATATTTATAGTAATGaaagaagttaaaaaaatattaatcgaATCGaaattctatatttgaaaaCCGTAAACCGTGGCTAAAACTATCACTTGATATCGACATTTTTGAAATGCAGTTTTAAGTTCAGGGATACCAATCGAGTTTAATGCCATATTTTTGCATTTGCCCTATAAATTGGAATACGTTTTTCCCCTATAAGTTCTTtgctatttataaatataacgtcAATATTCAGGTTTTTGAAACACTAAAAATAGATCACTATTTACATGATAGGAAAAGAACTAAGAATTAAAGGACACATATAAagaatttaaatcaatataaaaatgtcCGAAGATATATCACATGTAATAAAAGGAATGTGGAATTCCCAGTAACTATTGCTTTTAGGATACCACAAATCTCCAGGGATATGGCAAATGCAGAGTGCGCTACCCAGTAGccttcaatttgaaaatagcaGTTTAAAGGTTTATGGTAAGTATGGAATGTTATATATGGTCataataaactattttgatttggtaaatctcataaatgtttttttatttagaatataGCTGATTAGTAAATACTTGTATTCTAgtagatttaaccaaaaaacaaatatataaggtgttttttttctatctatagAATACTGTGGATAATAtaagttttactttttatacgcccgtcaaaattttgaaaattttgaaaattttgacgggacgtattatggtatatacaaatgtccggtgtccgtccgtccgtccgtttgtctgtctggcgtaaacatgtcgcccCGTAACATGAGAACGACTTAtctaaatttcatgaaacttaatttagttgtttcttatgatggtcaaatgatctctATACtctttggtgaaaataagattcaaactttttgagttacggcactttgtaactaaaacaggggtgtggtttttttttttcacatgtcgcaacgtatctcaaaaacgattcttggttattgctttaaactttacacacttcttttttttttatctaaagatctgtatactttttggtgatgattcaaaatttcatttatgagtgattgagtattttgtaaaacggggggagttttttttacatgtcgcgtagtatctcaaaaacgatttatgactattgcttaaaactttacacacttcttttatatattaatcttaagatctgtatactttttggtgatgattcaaaatttcatttttgagttattgagtattttgtaaaaaaagggtGAGGGGGTTTCATAGGTCgtgccatatctcaaaaacaatttatgattattgcttaaaactttacacacttctttgttattttagactaaagatctgtatattttttggtgatgattcaaagatctgtatattttttggtgatgattcaaaatttcatttttgagttattgagtattttgtaaaaaaggggtagggttttttttacaagtttttCACAATTTAAATACTAAAAGCATATCATATTTCAATACATGTGTATCCTATAATGCggcttaaatataaatataacgtCAATGTCAGGTttttaaaaacactaaaaataGATCATTATTTACATGATAGGAAACGTcctaataaataaatcaatataaaatatccGAAGATATATCACATGTAATATAAGGAAGTGGAATTCCCAGGTAGTTACTGTTGctttaaaagatataacaaatgtaaagtGCGTTATACCCAGTTGCTTTTGATGTAGAATAGCAGGTTTCAAGGTGTATggtaagttttgatttttttatgtggtcataatacatattttgttaGTCTTATTTGTGCCTTTATGTAAATAGTGATTTAGAAATTAACTGATGAGTAAACTCTTTTATTCTATcggaacaattttttttatacctatAGGATACGGTGGGTAAtataagttcattttttttttagatcaaatAGTTTGCATAATCTACATAATTTTATACTTTCGATTTTGATCATTGCGTCTTAAcagaaataaattaataaaatacaacCAAAGGATCaacatttaatatttgtaagattcatttttttctttccctttaacCTCAGTGAGAATAGAAGTTTTCTTGGAAAATTCGAGGAATCAAGTTCACGTATTCAAATTAACAAATGAACTAGTAATTTTGCCAGAAAGAAAACAGTTTAGCTTTAATATAGATTTAGCTGAAATATTATTATTCTCATTAAATATGTAAGTGTTTCAatctcattttgtttaattgaaaaCTGGAAAGTTAGTTTCGTTTTTATTGCATGCATGGGTTGTTCCCCTTAACCTATTAGATAGtttcacaaaatgttaaaaattgtccaacattttaatttttttttggcaacatTAACATTGGCCGCCATCCagatttcaaaaagtttttatattgatgaattCTATATCACATTTGGAATCTTTTGGTTACAAAACATTCTGGATCGTAGGCCAAATTTTTCCTAAAGCTTTCATGTCTGAAAATTGCCCCAAATCAtcataatttaacaaaatggaCCTAATTTGGAGAGTATTATGtactttaatttatgaaaagaaCTAATTTATTGAGCattgataattttgaaatagaCCCATTTACGAAACAACTTGTGAACTTTTTGgtgttttatgataaaattgatatttcaagCCATTTTGAGTGAATCTTGTCCTTTGTTGAAAGCATTCAAACCTTTTCTATAACTATGACTTTTGTAATGCAGTACACACctctataataaagaaaaatggaATCTTATTTGTCGGGTTACCAAATCACCTTCTTTTAAGATGACATTGTGCTAAGACAATatcttcatagatttgtattgtattttgaaTAGAATCGTTGCATTTCcatcaaaaactttggttttagggAACACCATTCGTGCGTTTATGAGCGTCGTCACTCCGTTCCAAACGTTGTGCGTTGTTTGAAAGAATGATAATGCTATGCAAATAAATTCTTATAATTGATAATCAGAACTATACAGAATCATTAGGGAATTTTGATGTAGTACTTACGgaacaaatattatttctagTTAATACTGCATAATGACGATCACAAAGATActtgataaaatttagaaaagcaGGGATATAGGCGATCCCCTCTATCTGATAAAGACGTCACAAATgcttacaaaatttacaaacttTTCCATTTATCTTTTTAGAGTAATTTGCTGAGTGCTAATATGGATGTCTCGAAACAGCGAGAGTCCTTTTATAAAACGTTAGAGGATCAAAACAAAGATGTTCCGAACGATGTCCGACAACGCCGATACTGCAAATACATTACAAACTTTGCATCTCATTTCGGTAAGGAAAGATGCATGGTGGTGGGGAGTACTACAGAAGGAACCAGACTGCGGTCAAACATAAATGAGGGAGATTTTGATTACCTGATTATATCAGGAATATCCATACCCGTAGACGCTTTGGAACATAGAAAGGACCTACCTTGCTTTGTCCACATAAGAGGTGACAaatttcaacattcattttctCACAATTTGGTAGACGGGAAATACCTGCCCAGTCGTATTCTAAAAGAGGTCGACAAAGaagcttttaaaataatgagAGGTCTATTCCATGTCCTTACGGTACCACGTGTTACCAAGGAGAGACAAACTGTTCACGCCGAGTTCAACCGTGAAGCTAAACCTGGTATGTGTACAGAACATTATGCTGGCTTCGAGGTAGTTGGTGATGATTTAACTCACAGTATGAAATATCGTCTTACCGAACTTCTCAGTATGCTTGCTGAGACGACACATAACGACATATTTAGTTCTACAATAGGACAGATCCTTGTAGGGTTAATAGTTGCCTCAGTGGGCGATCCGGAGTGTTCTCACCCGAAAAGAAGAAAACAGGAAACTGAGGCAAATGAAAGACGTACCACTGACGATACATCAAACGAAAAAGTATGCCGGGTTAGATTTAACTACAAATCAAGCAAAGATTTTATTGCTGCATTCCCTATTGATGGAAAGCTGCAATGTCTAGAAGAATGGAAATGTAGAATACTGAATAGCGACAAAGTATTTTGGCCGAGCTCCGAAGCTGTTGATAAAATCTGTCAGTCGGAGGTGTACGTTGTAGCCAAGCCAGCAATTGTTGACCCATGTACCGGTATTGACTTTTGCCTCGGATTCAACCAAGCTGAAATGATCCTAGCTTCTTGTCTGAGCTCTGATCAAAGATTGTGTGTCCTGCTTCTAAAATCTCTTCAGAAAGGTTATCTTAAAAAGTACTCTTCAATACTTACAACTTTTCACTGGAAAACAGCCTTTTACCACAAATGCGAACACATTGATTCAGGTCTCTTTGATCGTCATTCGACTATATTGAATGCCCTTGAAAAAGTGTTGTCCTACATGATAGATTGCTTGGAGAGAAAGTATCTGAAGCATTATTTCATAGAGAGCAACTTAATAGCCCATATTACTGAGACAGAAACCAATGAAATCAAAGGAAAGATCAAAGAAATTATCGCAGATCCAGAAGCAGCTCTCCAAGTGTATTTCGATATGAATAAAGAATGCGAAAGCTCAAAACAAGAAGAAGAAATTTCTATGATAGAAATGGAAGAATTGAAGAAATGTAAATTTGATACTGCAATTAGGATACCAAAAGTATTAACAATGATgtcagatttacaaaaagaagccaGTGACGGTTCTTCACTCACAAAAGCTATTTTTGATACGTTATTTATGGTAATCGAAGAGGAGACAGATATTCCATTAAAACGATCAGATACCCCACAGAACCCAATGGACCTTTTAAGAAAAGTTAtcattcataaaacaacaaaatttaacacgcgAGAAGAAGAGAAGGAGGCCCTAGGCAACGTCAGGGCTGCTGGGTTTTCCCTAGTTAGTCAGGCATTTTTTGGTGGGTTTAAGTGATGGTTAACGTCCTTAATACTGTCTCTACTGTCGTTTAAGGTCAACTTGACTTTATTATGGTTATATGACTTTAAGATGTGGCATGGCACTCAAAGTGCTTGCCTATCGTTTACGATTGTAAGTGAATGTAAATAGTtgatttctcttttttatttgtagtttatatgtaaatatgtgTAAGATGCATATCCTGTTATTCTTATTATCTTCATTTTGGACTACGGAATTGAAGCACAGATTCTGAAATAAAAGGactgttattttgattttcttttgtgaAGTGCATGTACAAGTATTATCTTGCAATTttgaatactttattttgtatttccatTGTACTAACGAACTAAAAgctatttgttgattttttatttatctagttAAGAATTGAAAACACTAAGTTGCTCGATTggtgccatatgtggagcaggatctgcttacacttccggagcacctgagatcacccctagtttttggtggggttcgggTTGCTTATTCTTGtaagttttcaatgttttttcatgtgcactattgtttgtctgtttgtcttttttatttttagccatggcgttgtcagtttattttcgattcatgagtttgactgtcctctgatatctttcgtcctCGTCTTTAATAATGTTCTATGAAGTCAAAGATAGGGCATTGTTATTCGCATTTGACAATGATAATACATCGATCCCtattaatattaaaagtttttttgcTATTGCCCTTGTTGTGagctttttgtttattttgataatattttttttcaattcctttatcagtatatcatttatttcatgGTTTCACATTTTGcggtattttgtttaaaaatcagTTCGCCCAACGGGGTTATTTGACAAATATGTACTTTCGGTTTTCCATTTTCggtacctttttttaaatagttttgaaGTAATTGTAGTTACTTGAATCCTTATACtcgtatatataatttatttgtattcaactttttttttatatattatattttttacaaatgttattaaatataaacGTTTTGTGAAATTCCATTGTATGTTTAGTATGtgtcaattttacaaataaatagtCTGTCTATACCGATGTTTGATATTTCACCTTTCCCTTTTTTCATCCTTCTCATCTTTagatatcaaccaatcaacatatTGGCTTTGATGTTTCCGGGACAAATCTGAACAGTTCAAATGTAGCAACATCTTTAGATCACCACACGACATTCAACATTTCATGTAAGCCACTGTCTTcaaataatatgtataaatatattcaagtaatatgaggcaggcataacctgtgaatggggacgaagtctgtatgtaatttttttttacttcaagcATGTTAATAAAGGAtacggaaataccgtaacgttcccgattttggttctgttgttagggatttagctgtgacgttctttaagttatgacgtcatattcaatgtaaacaaaagaaacccTTCCATCAGGTaacggttttttttcaaatcaaacaattataatattaaaattttattgagttccaatcttatattttactggactgatcaatattaaaaaaaaatcagtctcatgcaaacaagacagattcctgcgcaaatgcgggaaaaccggaacaggaactagatctgaaaaaaaaagttattgattttgagttcattagtacaatgaaaaattcgggaaattttccctatttttttatttttttatttattgatttttctaccgtaattggggacttcgtccccatataatTAGCAAAACAGAGATTTTAAGGACTAACAATCATCAATTAAATCAGTACGATGTACAATGATCAAGACTTTTAATCTGGCAgaatatgatttatttgttagtttttatttgCTTGAACCAGTTTGCTGAAACTAaatcatgtttttgttacatcACTGTCTCAGGTGAATAAAGGGAAGATTGAGCGCTGACAAACATATGTTTGACCCCACCATTTCTGTTATATGCATGTCTCAAGTCTGATAACTTTAGTTCAGTTGTTTTCGTTTGTTCATGTCTGTGtcatatttgattaaatcaTTTCACACGTGTCATGTCGGGGCCTTCCACAGATGACGATatgaaatgttgttttttatgaatACAATATGGAAGCCTATGGCTTTTAATCTACTTCATTTGAACAGTTGTGGGTAGCTGTTTCATTGGCATACATGCCACatttcttacttttatattttcgtTGGAAAAGTATAGTTTTAATTGAATGGCTATCCTGTTTGACTAACATAGCACAACCAGTTATAATGGATGTACAATTACGTGCCCTACAATAAACAACCAAAATAAAGCATTTGCAAAACCATTAATCAAAgtgaaattcaatattttatagcgCGAACAGCCGGAACAAAAATCATCAAGTTTCATATCCTTATTCTCATACGGTTTAAATCCACTGGTACATCGCTACATTGAAGTCCTGATTTACATTTGTGATCTTGATTGAAATCcgatttttaaaatcatattaaagGCGTGACtggtaaaaaataatatttataaaattcctgaaccaatgcatgtatgtATCATTAACTAAGccttctgtgcacgattttgcCACCTAAaggtaaacaatcaacaaaggaGCGTCGATATTGAACACGTGTTAAACATGTACAATCATATATTAGTTTATTTCAGTGACAGATCTATGCGTATTGcaatcaccggatttttacggaGTTTTCCTAAGTTACATCATCCataaaatttaaactaaaaatagATCATTGTGAACGTGACTGAATACCAATATCAAATCcgtatgtatttattttaaagtaaacattTAGAGCATACAACTCAATATGgattataaaatacaatatatcaaaacaaatatccCACGCAATGATCTCAACTACTGATGTGGATTTTCCAGTAACTTTTGCTATACAGATGTTACACGCCTTGCTCAGCAACTTTCGATTTAACAATTTCATAACAATTGTCAAGGTGCGTGTACTATTGGTAAGtgcaaaactttatatttgttcCAAATATTAAATAAGCTTGTAtataaacctcacctgtagatttTGACCTTTCTTAATTCAGAAAAGAGcttatctttaaaaattgttattctATTATTGATGTGAAGGATGACTAAACAtagaattttttataattgagtTTCATTTAAACACATGTCTTGATTAAAactacaaattatttttttttctcctctaggatatatgcatataaatttgaaaattatattaaaagttgtaaaatagaatatataaaaaatcagatTAGATAGTTGCATATATTATACGTTTACTTTCGTTTTGAAACAGTGCATCTTTACTTAAAACAAGTATGTTATAGTGACAAGTTgaacataaattaatattttcatatcacttGACTAAAATGAAATAGACAATCGAAGCGCTGAACTAAAAACATATTAGcgaattttattttacaaaagcaAAAAAGGAGGCCAGTTATATAGAAAGTATTACTGTTTTTG from Mytilus trossulus isolate FHL-02 chromosome 8, PNRI_Mtr1.1.1.hap1, whole genome shotgun sequence includes the following:
- the LOC134728184 gene encoding uncharacterized protein LOC134728184 isoform X2; the protein is MSNLLSANMDVSKQRESFYKTLEDQNKDVPNDVRQRRYCKYITNFASHFGKERCMVVGSTTEGTRLRSNINEGDFDYLIISGISIPVDALEHRKDLPCFVHIRGDKFQHSFSHNLVDGKYLPSRILKEVDKEAFKIMRGLFHVLTVPRVTKERQTVHAEFNREAKPGMCTEHYAGFEVVGDDLTHSMKYRLTELLSMLAETTHNDIFSSTIGQILVGLIVASVGDPECSHPKRRKQETEANERRTTDDTSNEKVCRVRFNYKSSKDFIAAFPIDGKLQCLEEWKCRILNSDKVFWPSSEAVDKICQSEVYVVAKPAIVDPCTGIDFCLGFNQAEMILASCLSSDQRLCVLLLKSLQKGYLKKYSSILTTFHWKTAFYHKCEHIDSGLFDRHSTILNALEKVLSYMIDCLERKYLKHYFIESNLIAHITETETNEIKGKIKEIIADPEAALQVYFDMNKECESSKQEEEISMIEMEELKKCKFDTAIRIPKVLTMMSDLQKEASDGSSLTKAIFDTLFMVIEEETDIPLKRSDTPQNPMDLLRKVIIHKTTKFNTREEEKEALGNVRAAGFSLVSQAFFGGFK
- the LOC134728184 gene encoding uncharacterized protein LOC134728184 isoform X1; protein product: MSNLLSANMDVSKQRESFYKTLEDQNKDVPNDVRQRRYCKYITNFASHFGKERCMVVGSTTEGTRLRSNINEGDFDYLIISGISIPVDALEHRKDLPCFVHIRGDKFQHSFSHNLVDGKYLPSRILKEVDKEAFKIMRGLFHVLTVPRVTKERQTVHAEFNREAKPGMCTEHYAGFEVVGDDLTHSMKYRLTELLSMLAETTHNDIFSSTIGQILVGLIVASVGDPECSHPKRRKQETEANERRTTDDTSNEKVCRVRFNYKSSKDFIAAFPIDGKLQCLEEWKCRILNSDKVFWPSSEAVDKICQSEVYVVAKPAIVDPCTGIDFCLGFNQAEMILASCLSSDQRLCVLLLKSLQKGYLKKYSSILTTFHWKTAFYHKCEHIDSGLFDRHSTILNALEKVLSYMIDCLERKYLKHYFIESNLIAHITETETNEIKGKIKEIIADPEAALQVYFDMNKECESSKQEEEISMIEMEELKKCKFDTAIRIPKVLTMMSDLQKEASDGSSLTKAIFDTLFMVIEEETDIPLKRSDTPQNPMDLLRKVIIHKTTKFNTREEEKEALGNVRAAGFSLVSQAFFGGFK